A single Inediibacterium massiliense DNA region contains:
- the pflB gene encoding formate C-acetyltransferase, which translates to MKREWVGFEEGNWTKQVDVRSFIQKNYMLYEGDESFLQKPTSKTLRVWEKCEVLLKEELEKGILGVDLHHISGIDNFKKGYIDKENEVIVGLQTDEPLKRMINPFGGIRMVKGALDDYGYKMDEQMDYFFENGMRTHNEGVFDVYTQDMRNARSAGLLTGLPDAYGRGRVIGDYRRISLYGIDFLIEDKKKDYDDLIGPMSEEIIRKREEVAKQINALKKIKNMALSYGIDISNPAKNAKEAVQFLYFGYLAGVKENNGAAMSLGRTSTFIDIYIKRDLEKGILTENEAQEIIDQFVIKLRMVRHLRTPEYNELFAGDPNWITEAIGGMGLDGRTLVTKTSFRILHTLTNLNPAPEPNMTVLWSENLPEGFKKYCTKMSIQTGSIQYENDDLMRPIYGDDYGIACCVSAMRMGKEMQFFGARCNLAKALLYAINGGVDEKKKTLVVPNIDPIEDKILSFEKTKENYFKVLSYVANLYVNTMNIIHFMHDKYAYEAALMSLHDTEVHPFMAFGVAGLSVVADSLSAIKYAKVKPIRKDHIAVDFQIEGDFPKYGNDEDQVDELAIEVLKYFSGELKKHQTYKNAEHTLSVLTITSNVVYGQKTGATPDGRKAGEAFAPGANPMHGRDQRGALASLNSVAKIPYEEICQDGVSNTFTIVPEALGSNEEDRERNLVQIMDGYFSQGAHHLNVNVLNRETLLDAMDHPEKYPTLTIRVSGYAVHFNRLTRKQQLEVIARTFHESMVG; encoded by the coding sequence ATGAAAAGAGAATGGGTAGGATTTGAAGAAGGAAATTGGACAAAACAAGTAGATGTAAGAAGCTTTATACAAAAAAATTATATGCTTTATGAAGGAGATGAAAGTTTTTTACAAAAGCCTACTTCAAAGACTTTAAGAGTATGGGAAAAGTGTGAGGTACTTCTAAAAGAGGAGCTTGAAAAGGGGATTTTAGGAGTAGACCTTCATCATATTTCAGGAATAGACAATTTTAAAAAAGGTTATATAGATAAAGAAAATGAAGTTATTGTAGGACTACAAACAGATGAGCCTCTAAAGAGAATGATTAATCCTTTTGGGGGAATCAGAATGGTTAAAGGTGCATTAGATGATTACGGATATAAAATGGATGAACAAATGGATTACTTCTTTGAAAATGGAATGAGAACTCATAATGAAGGAGTATTTGATGTATATACACAAGATATGAGAAATGCTAGGAGTGCAGGTCTTTTGACAGGTCTTCCTGATGCTTATGGAAGAGGACGGGTTATAGGAGATTATAGAAGAATTTCTTTATATGGAATTGACTTTTTAATAGAAGATAAGAAGAAGGATTACGATGATTTAATAGGGCCTATGAGCGAAGAGATCATTAGAAAAAGAGAAGAAGTAGCAAAACAGATCAATGCACTTAAAAAGATAAAAAATATGGCTTTAAGTTATGGAATAGATATTTCAAATCCTGCAAAAAATGCCAAAGAAGCAGTACAGTTTTTATATTTTGGATATTTAGCAGGCGTTAAGGAAAACAATGGAGCGGCTATGTCTTTGGGAAGGACAAGTACATTTATAGATATTTATATCAAAAGAGATCTAGAAAAAGGGATTCTTACAGAGAATGAGGCACAAGAGATTATTGACCAATTTGTAATCAAATTAAGAATGGTAAGACACCTTAGAACTCCTGAGTACAATGAATTGTTTGCAGGAGATCCAAACTGGATCACAGAAGCAATAGGAGGTATGGGGTTAGATGGAAGAACTTTAGTTACAAAAACTTCTTTTAGAATACTTCATACTTTGACCAATCTAAATCCAGCGCCTGAACCTAATATGACAGTACTATGGTCAGAGAATTTGCCAGAAGGCTTCAAAAAATATTGCACAAAAATGTCTATTCAAACAGGCTCTATTCAATATGAAAATGATGATTTGATGAGACCAATTTATGGAGATGATTATGGAATTGCATGCTGTGTATCTGCTATGAGAATGGGAAAAGAAATGCAATTCTTTGGGGCAAGATGTAATTTAGCAAAAGCTCTTTTGTATGCTATTAATGGTGGTGTAGATGAAAAAAAGAAAACTTTAGTTGTACCTAATATTGATCCTATTGAAGATAAGATACTATCTTTTGAAAAAACAAAAGAAAATTATTTTAAAGTATTGTCTTATGTAGCCAATTTATATGTAAATACTATGAATATTATTCATTTTATGCATGATAAATATGCTTATGAGGCTGCTTTAATGAGTTTGCATGATACAGAGGTACATCCATTTATGGCATTTGGAGTAGCAGGACTTTCTGTAGTAGCAGATTCATTAAGTGCTATTAAATATGCAAAAGTAAAACCTATTCGAAAAGATCATATTGCAGTAGATTTTCAAATAGAAGGGGATTTTCCTAAGTATGGAAATGATGAGGATCAAGTAGATGAATTAGCTATAGAAGTTTTAAAATATTTTTCAGGAGAACTTAAAAAACATCAAACATATAAGAATGCAGAACATACTTTATCTGTTCTTACCATTACTTCAAATGTAGTATATGGACAAAAAACAGGAGCAACTCCAGATGGAAGAAAAGCTGGAGAGGCTTTTGCACCAGGGGCAAATCCTATGCATGGAAGAGATCAAAGGGGAGCGTTGGCATCATTAAATTCTGTAGCAAAGATTCCATATGAAGAAATATGTCAAGATGGAGTTTCTAATACTTTTACTATTGTTCCAGAAGCTTTAGGATCAAATGAAGAAGATAGAGAGAGGAATTTGGTACAAATTATGGATGGATATTTTTCACAAGGTGCACACCATTTAAATGTAAATGTACTAAACAGAGAGACTTTGTTAGATGCAATGGATCATCCAGAAAAATATCCGACTTTGACCATAAGAGTATCTGGATATGCAGTTCATTTTAATAGATTAACAAGAAAACAACAGCTTGAAGTTATAGCAAGAACTTTTCATGAAAGCATGGTAGGATAA
- the pflA gene encoding pyruvate formate-lyase-activating protein yields MGRIHSYESMGLVDGPGIRFVVFFQGCTLRCMYCHNPDTWDFKKGIEISPKDLFTKVLRYKPYFGKTGGVTCSGGEPLMQPDFLMEFFKLCKEHNIHTVLDTAGVGVGNYEEILSYTDLILLDIKHVTKYGYEKITGKDMNAFQEFFKIVCKKNIPMWMRQVIVPEITDTYKYLDELKSFVKEIPNVEKIELLPYHKLGVNKYKEMNIPYKLDHIDAMSPEKMIEVKKYFYDV; encoded by the coding sequence ATGGGAAGAATTCATTCTTATGAAAGTATGGGGCTAGTAGATGGCCCTGGTATAAGATTTGTTGTATTTTTTCAAGGATGTACTTTAAGATGTATGTATTGTCATAATCCAGATACATGGGATTTTAAAAAAGGAATAGAAATTAGTCCAAAAGATTTATTCACAAAAGTATTAAGATATAAACCTTATTTTGGAAAAACAGGAGGGGTAACTTGTTCAGGAGGGGAGCCCCTTATGCAGCCAGATTTTTTAATGGAATTTTTTAAGCTTTGTAAAGAACATAATATTCATACAGTACTGGATACAGCAGGTGTAGGAGTAGGAAACTATGAAGAAATCCTCTCTTATACAGACTTGATTTTATTAGATATCAAGCATGTTACAAAATATGGGTATGAAAAAATTACAGGAAAAGATATGAATGCTTTTCAAGAATTCTTTAAAATAGTATGTAAGAAAAATATTCCTATGTGGATGAGGCAAGTGATTGTTCCTGAAATTACAGATACCTATAAATATTTAGATGAGCTTAAAAGTTTTGTGAAAGAAATTCCTAATGTAGAAAAGATAGAGCTTTTGCCTTATCATAAGTTAGGTGTAAATAAATATAAAGAGATGAATATTCCTTATAAGCTTGATCATATTGATGCTATGTCTCCAGAAAAAATGATAGAGGTAAAGAAATATTTTTATGATGTATAA
- a CDS encoding copper amine oxidase N-terminal domain-containing protein, whose amino-acid sequence MKSKKLLAGCLSVGILSLASVTGFAANIENIKPINDVGQIKNIMPIHADLNAKAQSYFNSFTGVVKEIRDLENRKAIMIENKDGSLGNMIVSEDTYIVDDKKIEVGATITGFYKANAPMIMIYPPQYNAEVIVVNDQEQNLKVDEFDKDLISADYSLKLNISKDTKIITQDEKEFTGDLQNRKLIVFYDISTRSIPAQTTPTKIIVLFEKAVTLPEDISTMDIIVNNEKIEAPIPYTDEQGMVMVPVAAISKALGYDLVWNEESQSVMIGKGISLTIGKDQYNYMKTAPIELGTAPTIVKGRTYVPLSFFKKVIPMNNAYVLESQIIIDNEEIMD is encoded by the coding sequence ATGAAATCAAAAAAATTACTTGCAGGATGTTTATCAGTTGGTATTTTGTCCCTTGCATCTGTTACGGGGTTTGCTGCTAATATAGAAAATATAAAACCAATTAATGATGTAGGACAAATTAAGAACATTATGCCTATACATGCTGATTTAAATGCAAAAGCACAATCGTATTTTAATTCTTTTACTGGAGTTGTAAAAGAAATAAGAGATTTAGAAAATCGTAAAGCTATTATGATAGAAAATAAAGATGGATCATTAGGCAATATGATTGTATCTGAGGATACGTATATTGTAGATGATAAGAAAATTGAAGTAGGAGCTACGATCACTGGATTTTATAAAGCTAATGCACCAATGATTATGATTTATCCCCCACAATACAATGCAGAAGTGATTGTTGTGAATGATCAAGAACAAAACTTAAAGGTAGATGAATTTGATAAAGATTTAATAAGTGCAGACTATTCATTGAAATTAAATATTTCTAAGGATACTAAAATCATTACACAAGATGAGAAAGAGTTTACAGGAGATCTACAAAACAGAAAACTTATAGTATTTTATGATATATCTACAAGAAGTATCCCAGCACAAACAACGCCAACAAAAATAATTGTATTGTTTGAAAAAGCAGTTACTCTTCCAGAGGATATTTCTACTATGGACATTATTGTGAACAATGAAAAAATAGAGGCGCCTATACCTTATACCGATGAGCAAGGTATGGTGATGGTTCCAGTAGCTGCAATTTCTAAAGCATTAGGATATGATTTAGTGTGGAATGAAGAGTCACAAAGCGTTATGATAGGAAAAGGCATTTCTTTAACAATAGGAAAAGATCAATATAACTACATGAAAACAGCACCTATAGAGTTAGGAACAGCACCAACAATAGTAAAGGGAAGAACCTATGTTCCTCTAAGCTTTTTTAAAAAAGTAATTCCTATGAATAATGCATATGTACTTGAGTCTCAAATTATAATAGATAATGAAGAAATCATGGATTGA
- a CDS encoding YebC/PmpR family DNA-binding transcriptional regulator, translated as MGRHGTIANRKSKQDAKRAQIFTKYARLITVAAKEGGADPEYNANLKNAIDKAKSINMPNDNITRAIKKGAGAGAGEDFERITYEGYGINGIAVIVEVLTDNRNRAGSNIRYYFDKNGGNLGTPGCVGYMFDRKGQILIEKKDEYNEDEIMEAALEAGAEDFISDDEEIYEILTAPEDFYEVKEALMQKGYELLESDVNMIPQTMVELTDEAQIKAMNKIIDMLEEDDDVQNVYHNWDME; from the coding sequence ATGGGAAGACACGGAACGATTGCCAATAGAAAAAGCAAGCAAGATGCAAAAAGAGCACAAATCTTTACAAAGTATGCACGTCTAATTACTGTTGCAGCAAAAGAAGGAGGAGCAGATCCAGAATATAATGCAAATCTTAAAAATGCAATAGATAAAGCAAAATCCATTAATATGCCCAATGATAATATCACAAGAGCTATCAAAAAAGGTGCAGGCGCAGGAGCTGGAGAGGACTTTGAAAGAATTACTTATGAAGGATATGGAATCAATGGAATTGCAGTAATTGTTGAAGTTCTTACGGACAATAGAAATAGAGCAGGAAGCAACATTAGATACTATTTTGATAAAAATGGTGGAAATCTAGGAACCCCTGGATGTGTAGGATATATGTTTGATAGAAAAGGTCAAATACTTATAGAGAAAAAAGATGAGTACAATGAAGATGAAATCATGGAAGCAGCATTAGAAGCAGGAGCTGAGGATTTTATTTCAGATGATGAAGAAATTTATGAAATTCTTACAGCACCAGAAGATTTTTATGAAGTCAAAGAAGCTTTAATGCAAAAGGGATATGAATTATTAGAATCAGATGTAAATATGATTCCACAAACTATGGTAGAGCTTACTGATGAAGCACAAATCAAAGCTATGAATAAAATTATTGATATGCTTGAAGAAGATGATGACGTACAAAACGTTTACCACAACTGGGATATGGAATAA
- a CDS encoding tyrosine-type recombinase/integrase yields the protein MLIEIEDFLLDCEAKGLTKKTLKSYRNNTLFFLNYCNEEFGIEKVSRIKSVHVKKFISEKLENEQSTRYVNTIIKTLRSFFKFCEEEEYVVNNIIDKVSNVKDTKKVIETFNEEEVKKMLEVYKHDNYLNSRNRCILATFFDTGIRNTECCNIQNDHIQDDRIYIYGKGKKERFASMSIKLKKEMKKYDKWKKIYFMGKELEYNNYFLSRTGRPLTVEAMERIFTIAGKKANVRKQIRCSPHTARHFWACQMLKFNNIMTISKLLGHSDLKVTQIYLQSLSQDEIIKDGGINSPLVTLNKKGGRK from the coding sequence ATGTTAATAGAAATTGAAGATTTTTTACTAGATTGTGAAGCGAAAGGATTAACTAAAAAGACATTAAAAAGTTATAGAAATAATACTTTGTTTTTTCTTAATTACTGCAACGAAGAATTTGGAATTGAGAAAGTAAGCAGAATTAAATCTGTGCATGTAAAAAAATTTATATCTGAAAAATTAGAGAATGAACAAAGCACAAGATATGTCAATACAATCATCAAGACATTAAGATCCTTTTTTAAATTTTGTGAAGAAGAGGAATATGTAGTAAATAACATAATTGACAAAGTATCTAATGTAAAAGATACAAAAAAAGTAATAGAAACTTTTAATGAAGAAGAAGTAAAAAAAATGTTAGAAGTATACAAACATGATAATTATTTAAACTCTCGTAATAGATGTATTTTGGCTACCTTTTTCGATACAGGTATAAGAAATACTGAATGTTGCAATATACAAAATGATCATATTCAAGATGATAGAATTTACATCTATGGTAAAGGAAAAAAAGAACGTTTTGCATCAATGTCAATAAAACTTAAAAAAGAAATGAAAAAATATGATAAGTGGAAAAAAATATATTTCATGGGAAAAGAATTAGAATATAATAATTATTTTCTAAGTAGAACAGGAAGACCTTTAACTGTAGAGGCTATGGAAAGGATTTTTACAATAGCAGGAAAAAAAGCTAATGTAAGAAAACAAATAAGATGTTCACCTCACACAGCCAGACATTTTTGGGCATGTCAAATGCTTAAATTTAATAATATTATGACAATTTCTAAACTTCTCGGACACTCAGATTTAAAAGTGACGCAAATTTACTTACAAAGTTTATCACAAGACGAAATAATAAAAGATGGTGGTATAAATAGTCCCCTTGTTACTTTAAACAAGAAAGGGGGCAGAAAATAA
- a CDS encoding helix-turn-helix transcriptional regulator produces the protein MGVKNKLKEIRLKEHLMDNKSEFAKMIGVNIQTYTKWENGDTVPPIERALKVSEKLNKTVNDIWYLEK, from the coding sequence ATGGGAGTAAAGAATAAATTAAAGGAGATCAGACTAAAAGAACATTTAATGGATAATAAAAGCGAATTTGCTAAAATGATCGGAGTTAATATTCAAACCTATACAAAATGGGAAAATGGTGATACAGTACCACCCATAGAACGAGCATTAAAAGTATCGGAAAAATTAAATAAAACTGTAAATGATATATGGTACTTAGAAAAGTGA
- a CDS encoding FtsK/SpoIIIE domain-containing protein: MNKEMNPENSLLVAGTGSIIVGAMCSAFVANPLYADALYSAGIGSIVCNFISNRKSEYTNLFENLGLCNKDGSYPIKLSKKDTSYGHELRFSIPIGLSLDDFEKHQKAIESFLKHRVKIGYDNGKNAVIKVFENELKKMYPYENIETKPYIVPLGYGFGEKLITLDLRKAIHILIASETGGGKSSVLRLLLTYLVKKTNAKVHLIDLKGGVEGRLFQQYVKTFVKDIENAEMLIYKIKEEVERRYDLLFKSNCVDIDEYNRKHKENQLSREFLIIDEFSVLGNDKDTKDLIKVIEDLGALARASGIHLILCTQRPDAKILSPRIKANCPTVIGLKTRDNVNSRIIGIEGLEKLRGNGHSILQFEGKDTELQFMFLDADQARNILKDKFKKSKDKKAVFIPKQNVKVEEDDLNLEIFKDDLLC; this comes from the coding sequence ATGAATAAAGAAATGAATCCAGAAAATTCATTGCTAGTTGCAGGAACAGGAAGTATTATTGTAGGTGCTATGTGTAGTGCTTTTGTAGCAAATCCATTATATGCAGATGCTTTATATTCAGCAGGGATTGGGAGTATTGTATGTAATTTTATTAGCAATAGAAAAAGTGAATATACTAATCTGTTTGAGAATTTAGGTTTGTGTAATAAAGATGGGTCATATCCAATCAAGCTAAGTAAAAAAGATACTTCATATGGGCATGAATTAAGATTTAGTATACCTATAGGATTATCATTAGATGATTTTGAAAAGCATCAAAAAGCAATAGAATCATTTTTAAAACATAGGGTAAAGATTGGATATGATAACGGAAAAAATGCAGTTATTAAAGTATTTGAGAATGAATTAAAGAAGATGTATCCTTATGAAAATATTGAAACTAAACCATATATAGTACCTTTGGGGTATGGATTTGGAGAAAAATTGATTACCTTAGACTTAAGGAAAGCGATTCATATTTTAATTGCATCTGAAACAGGTGGAGGGAAATCTTCTGTATTAAGATTATTACTTACTTATTTGGTCAAAAAAACTAATGCAAAGGTACATTTAATAGACCTTAAAGGAGGGGTTGAGGGTAGACTATTTCAGCAATATGTTAAAACTTTTGTAAAGGATATAGAGAATGCTGAAATGCTTATATACAAGATCAAAGAAGAAGTTGAGAGAAGATATGATTTATTATTCAAATCAAATTGTGTAGATATAGATGAGTATAACCGTAAACATAAGGAGAATCAATTATCAAGGGAATTTTTAATAATAGATGAGTTTTCTGTATTAGGAAATGATAAAGATACAAAAGATTTAATCAAAGTAATTGAAGATTTGGGAGCTTTGGCAAGAGCTTCAGGAATACATTTAATATTATGTACTCAAAGACCAGATGCTAAGATATTAAGTCCACGTATTAAGGCAAACTGTCCAACTGTGATTGGCTTAAAAACTAGAGATAATGTAAATAGCAGAATTATAGGTATTGAAGGATTAGAAAAATTACGAGGTAATGGTCATTCAATACTTCAGTTTGAAGGAAAGGATACAGAATTACAATTTATGTTTTTAGATGCAGATCAAGCAAGAAACATTTTAAAGGATAAATTCAAGAAAAGTAAGGATAAAAAAGCTGTATTTATTCCTAAACAAAATGTAAAAGTTGAAGAAGATGATTTAAATTTAGAAATATTTAAGGATGATTTATTATGCTGA
- a CDS encoding helix-turn-helix domain-containing protein, which produces MKILRVKTENIRKIMGNKNISLYKLEKETGTSANNIKNWMYNKTKNCNYEVVGRICTVLEIDDMNDILEITPKE; this is translated from the coding sequence ATGAAAATATTGCGTGTGAAAACGGAAAATATACGGAAAATAATGGGTAATAAAAACATATCTCTATATAAATTAGAAAAAGAAACTGGTACATCTGCAAATAATATAAAAAATTGGATGTATAATAAAACAAAAAATTGTAACTATGAAGTTGTTGGTAGAATATGCACTGTATTAGAAATAGATGATATGAATGATATACTAGAAATCACACCTAAGGAGTAG
- a CDS encoding helix-turn-helix domain-containing protein, with protein sequence MKGLEYICEVFDKKYSDIAKDLGISRQNVSIWIKGTRSIPKKHLKTLSEIFDIPPEYFDKKLSEKDKSYIDRKKLKIERKEIDELLQESYVEFEDTVIDPATGEEITINRPYLDEGLILHSQINQFDINKSEILEQIKGTLQPTENKEFGYLEFPDETLKVYGQLLKIINSDKVGINVLKSALRAIELTFGITKGFDSNKLTLDLIKVLKLEKERIEKQRKEMEELFGEFTDEGYKLFE encoded by the coding sequence ATGAAAGGGCTTGAATATATCTGCGAAGTATTTGATAAAAAATACAGTGATATTGCTAAGGATTTAGGGATTTCAAGGCAAAACGTAAGTATATGGATAAAAGGAACTAGAAGTATTCCTAAAAAACATTTAAAAACTTTATCTGAAATATTTGATATCCCACCAGAATATTTTGATAAAAAATTAAGTGAAAAAGATAAAAGTTATATTGATAGAAAGAAATTGAAGATTGAAAGAAAAGAAATTGATGAATTGCTTCAAGAAAGTTATGTAGAGTTTGAAGATACAGTTATTGATCCAGCGACTGGAGAAGAAATAACCATAAATAGACCATATTTAGATGAAGGTTTAATATTGCATAGTCAAATAAATCAATTTGATATTAATAAATCTGAAATATTGGAGCAAATAAAAGGAACTCTTCAACCAACAGAAAATAAAGAATTTGGATACCTAGAATTTCCAGACGAAACATTGAAAGTTTATGGACAATTATTGAAAATTATTAATAGCGATAAAGTCGGTATTAATGTATTAAAGTCAGCACTAAGAGCAATTGAACTGACATTTGGAATTACTAAAGGTTTTGATTCTAATAAGTTGACACTAGATTTAATAAAAGTATTGAAATTAGAAAAAGAAAGGATAGAAAAACAAAGAAAGGAAATGGAAGAATTATTTGGAGAATTTACAGATGAAGGTTATAAACTATTTGAATAA
- a CDS encoding ParM/StbA family protein: MENIKNEMKITVVDLGNMNIKYIGQHGENKENFSSRISTDYQAYQEGLQRVEIDGRITYIGIGELSREFNKCERDYMAQLIYAICKANEGEDVIETNLTLLLPSLQMDNKQKMIDNLKGNEFSFKFNGIDKIVKINEMMVLPEGFASFYSLNEEEQEKDVCILDLGSRTINICCMVDQEIQLLQTVKFGAFDFYNKLRVLEQAKGEDYKEEDIPRLIKNGTIKVTQKQYGEFFNDILNYIKPYVNIKTYHNIFTGGTSLMLDECINKLPSSIISYKIHEDALNSNVYGAYEASKLAWDVA, translated from the coding sequence ATGGAAAATATTAAAAATGAAATGAAAATCACAGTTGTAGATTTAGGAAATATGAATATCAAATATATTGGACAACATGGAGAAAATAAAGAGAACTTCAGTAGTAGAATCAGCACAGATTATCAGGCTTATCAAGAGGGTTTGCAAAGAGTAGAAATTGATGGAAGAATTACATATATCGGTATAGGAGAGCTGAGTAGAGAATTTAACAAATGTGAAAGGGACTATATGGCTCAATTGATATATGCAATATGTAAAGCTAATGAAGGAGAAGATGTTATTGAAACAAATCTGACTTTACTTTTGCCTTCTTTACAAATGGACAATAAACAAAAAATGATTGACAATTTAAAAGGAAATGAGTTTTCATTTAAATTCAATGGGATAGATAAGATCGTTAAAATTAATGAAATGATGGTGTTACCAGAAGGATTTGCTTCATTCTATAGTTTAAATGAGGAAGAACAAGAAAAAGATGTATGTATATTAGATTTAGGTTCTAGGACTATCAATATTTGTTGTATGGTAGATCAAGAGATTCAACTATTACAAACCGTAAAATTTGGAGCTTTTGACTTCTATAATAAGTTAAGAGTTTTAGAACAAGCAAAAGGTGAAGATTACAAAGAGGAAGATATTCCAAGACTAATAAAGAACGGAACAATTAAAGTAACACAGAAACAGTATGGTGAGTTTTTTAATGATATTCTAAACTATATCAAGCCTTATGTGAACATTAAGACATATCATAATATATTTACTGGTGGAACTTCATTGATGTTAGATGAGTGTATCAATAAACTTCCTTCTTCAATTATTAGTTACAAAATTCATGAAGATGCCTTAAATTCAAATGTATATGGAGCATATGAAGCAAGTAAACTTGCATGGGATGTGGCATAG
- a CDS encoding DUF5659 domain-containing protein, whose product MKKNTIVILSSTMAGWLMFNRFGKVDEKNDWKNNGKKIYIFNDTPELRQCMEKYNEFKALLA is encoded by the coding sequence ATGAAGAAAAATACAATTGTAATATTATCAAGCACTATGGCTGGATGGCTTATGTTTAATAGATTTGGAAAAGTAGATGAAAAAAATGATTGGAAGAATAATGGTAAGAAAATATATATATTTAATGATACACCAGAATTAAGACAATGCATGGAAAAATATAATGAGTTCAAAGCATTGTTAGCTTAA
- a CDS encoding helix-turn-helix domain-containing protein produces MNLDEMNDSLRERLKEHLFKNGIKQGFVSKNVGISQTSISMFLANKRNLTKDNLDKIEKFLGE; encoded by the coding sequence ATGAATCTTGATGAAATGAATGATAGTTTGAGGGAACGGCTAAAAGAACATCTATTTAAAAATGGAATTAAGCAAGGTTTTGTAAGTAAAAATGTTGGCATTTCGCAAACTTCGATAAGCATGTTCTTAGCAAATAAAAGAAATTTGACAAAAGATAATTTAGATAAGATAGAAAAATTTTTAGGTGAGTAG